Proteins co-encoded in one Streptomyces sp. JH34 genomic window:
- a CDS encoding DUF3099 domain-containing protein, with protein sequence MRKQSGSEVFRITGARQGLADDVRGRQRRYIISMSVRTVSVVLAATLWNVERHVAVVALALGVLLPYVSVVIANAGRENAPSLPSTFVPAPMRPALGTAPAESGPEHGASGRAGGPRPAD encoded by the coding sequence ATGCGGAAGCAGAGCGGCTCGGAGGTCTTCCGGATCACGGGCGCCCGTCAGGGCCTCGCCGACGACGTGCGTGGCAGGCAGCGGCGCTACATCATCTCGATGTCCGTGCGCACCGTCTCGGTGGTGCTCGCCGCGACCCTGTGGAACGTCGAGAGGCATGTGGCCGTGGTGGCGCTGGCGCTGGGGGTCCTCCTCCCTTACGTCTCGGTCGTCATCGCCAACGCCGGACGTGAGAACGCCCCTTCGCTCCCGTCGACGTTCGTGCCGGCGCCGATGCGGCCGGCCCTCGGCACGGCTCCCGCCGAGTCGGGCCCGGAGCACGGTGCCTCCGGCCGCGCGGGCGGGCCGCGCCCCGCGGACTGA
- a CDS encoding GlsB/YeaQ/YmgE family stress response membrane protein: MGWLWAIIVGLVLGVIARAILPGKQDIPLWLTVVFGILGSILGNAVATWIGVNDTKGIDWIRHVLQLIGAIAVVGVGDMVWQSIRGNKSRTRRT; encoded by the coding sequence ATGGGCTGGTTGTGGGCAATCATCGTAGGTCTGGTGCTGGGCGTCATCGCCCGGGCGATCCTGCCGGGTAAGCAGGACATCCCCCTCTGGCTGACGGTGGTGTTCGGCATCCTCGGCAGCATCCTCGGCAACGCCGTCGCGACCTGGATCGGCGTCAACGACACCAAGGGGATCGACTGGATCCGGCACGTGCTGCAGCTGATCGGCGCCATCGCCGTCGTCGGAGTCGGTGACATGGTCTGGCAGTCGATCAGGGGCAACAAGAGCAGGACCCGCAGAACCTGA
- the tyrS gene encoding tyrosine--tRNA ligase yields the protein MTDIVDELKWRGLFAQSTDEDALRKALADGPVTFYCGFDPTAASLHVGHLVQVLTMRRLQLAGLKPLALVGGATGQIGDPRPTAERTLNDPETIAAWVQRLRGQIEPFLTFEGPNAATMVNNLDWTAGLSAIEFLRDIGKHFRVNKMLTKDSVARRLESQEGISYTEFSYQLLQGMDFLELYRRHGCTLQQGGSDQWGNLTAGIDLIHRLEPGAAVHALATPLMVKADGTKFGKSESGAVWLDPEMTTPYAFYQFWLNVDDRDISTYMRILSFKSREELEELEKLTEERPQARSAQRSLAEELTTLVHGGEQCAAVIAASKALFGQGELGELDEATLSAALSEVPHARVTELGPVVDLLVEVGLSASKSAARRTVKEGGAYVNNAKVTDGESAPAAEELLHGRWLVLRRGKKNLAAVEVTAG from the coding sequence GTGACGGACATCGTCGACGAGCTGAAGTGGCGTGGGCTGTTCGCCCAGTCCACCGACGAGGACGCACTGCGCAAGGCTCTCGCGGACGGCCCGGTCACCTTCTATTGCGGTTTCGACCCGACCGCGGCGAGCCTGCACGTGGGTCATCTCGTGCAGGTGCTCACCATGCGCCGGCTCCAGCTCGCCGGGCTGAAGCCGCTCGCGCTGGTCGGCGGCGCCACCGGCCAGATCGGTGACCCGCGGCCGACCGCGGAGCGCACGCTGAACGACCCGGAGACCATTGCCGCGTGGGTCCAGCGGCTGCGTGGGCAGATCGAGCCCTTCCTCACCTTCGAGGGCCCGAACGCCGCCACGATGGTGAACAACCTGGACTGGACCGCGGGCCTGTCCGCGATCGAGTTCCTCCGGGACATCGGCAAGCACTTCCGGGTCAACAAGATGCTCACCAAGGACTCGGTGGCACGCCGGCTGGAGTCGCAGGAGGGCATCAGCTACACCGAGTTCAGCTACCAGCTCCTCCAGGGCATGGACTTCCTGGAGCTGTACCGGCGCCACGGGTGCACCCTCCAGCAGGGCGGCAGCGACCAGTGGGGCAACCTCACCGCGGGCATCGACCTGATCCACCGCCTGGAGCCGGGCGCCGCGGTGCACGCGCTGGCCACGCCGCTGATGGTGAAGGCGGACGGCACCAAGTTCGGCAAGTCCGAGAGCGGCGCCGTCTGGCTCGACCCGGAGATGACGACGCCGTACGCGTTCTACCAGTTCTGGCTGAACGTGGACGACCGGGACATCTCGACGTACATGCGCATCCTCAGCTTCAAGAGCCGTGAGGAGCTCGAGGAGCTGGAGAAGCTCACCGAGGAGCGTCCGCAGGCGCGTTCGGCGCAGCGGTCGCTGGCCGAGGAGCTGACGACGCTGGTGCACGGCGGCGAGCAGTGCGCGGCGGTCATCGCGGCGTCGAAGGCGCTGTTCGGCCAGGGCGAGCTCGGTGAGCTGGACGAGGCGACGCTGAGCGCCGCCCTGTCCGAGGTGCCGCACGCCCGGGTCACCGAGCTGGGCCCGGTGGTGGACCTGCTGGTCGAGGTCGGACTGTCCGCCAGCAAGTCGGCTGCCCGTCGCACGGTCAAGGAGGGCGGGGCCTACGTGAACAACGCGAAGGTCACGGACGGCGAGAGCGCCCCGGCAGCCGAGGAGCTGCTGCACGGGCGCTGGCTGGTCCTGCGCCGGGGCAAGAAGAACCTGGCCGCCGTCGAGGTCACGGCGGGCTGA
- a CDS encoding metallopeptidase TldD-related protein, with product MSRVSKPYEIVERALELSTADGCVVIADENSSANLRWAGNALTTNGVTRGRTLTVIATVDGAQGTASGVVTRSAVTADDLEPLVRAAEAAARGAGPAEDAQPLVSGVPVSADFTEPPAETGSDVFADFAPALGDAFARARSGGRELYGFANHEMTSTYLGSSTGVRLRHDQPNGTLELNAKSPDRSRSAWAGRATRDFKDVDPAALDAELARRLGWAERRIELPAGRYETLLPPTAVADLLIYQYWSASARDATEGRTVFSRPGGGTRVGEKLSGLPLTLRSDPYAPGLESAPFVIAHASGDGGSVFDNGLPLAPTDWIAGGKLERLTSTRHSAGLTGLPVAPAMDNLVLDGGGERSLDDMVAATTGRALLLTCLWYIREVDPATLLLTGLTRDGVYLVEDGEVLGEVNNFRFNESPVGLLSRASEAGRTEKTLPREWGDYFTRAAMPALRIPDFHMSSVSRGV from the coding sequence ATGAGCCGCGTCAGCAAGCCGTACGAGATCGTCGAGCGTGCCCTGGAGCTGTCCACCGCCGACGGCTGCGTGGTCATCGCGGACGAGAACTCCTCCGCCAACCTGCGCTGGGCCGGCAACGCGCTGACCACGAACGGGGTGACGCGCGGGCGCACCCTGACCGTGATCGCCACCGTCGACGGCGCGCAGGGGACGGCGTCCGGCGTGGTGACGCGTTCGGCCGTCACGGCCGACGACCTGGAACCGCTCGTACGGGCCGCGGAGGCGGCCGCGCGCGGTGCCGGGCCGGCCGAGGACGCGCAGCCGCTGGTGTCCGGGGTCCCGGTGTCCGCCGACTTCACGGAACCGCCGGCGGAGACCGGCTCCGACGTCTTCGCCGACTTCGCCCCGGCGCTCGGCGACGCCTTCGCGCGGGCCCGCTCGGGCGGCCGCGAGCTGTACGGCTTCGCGAACCACGAGATGACCTCCACCTACCTGGGGTCGTCGACAGGGGTGCGGCTGCGCCACGACCAGCCGAACGGGACGCTGGAACTGAACGCCAAGTCCCCCGACCGGTCACGGTCCGCCTGGGCCGGCCGGGCGACCCGGGACTTCAAGGACGTCGACCCGGCGGCTCTCGACGCGGAGCTCGCCCGGCGGCTCGGCTGGGCCGAGCGCCGGATCGAGCTCCCGGCCGGCCGGTACGAGACGCTGCTTCCCCCGACGGCGGTGGCGGACCTGCTGATCTACCAGTACTGGTCGGCGTCGGCCCGGGACGCCACCGAGGGCCGGACGGTCTTCTCGCGGCCCGGCGGTGGGACACGCGTCGGGGAGAAGCTCTCCGGGCTGCCGCTCACCCTGCGCAGCGACCCGTACGCCCCGGGGCTGGAGTCGGCCCCGTTCGTGATCGCGCACGCGTCCGGGGACGGGGGCTCCGTCTTCGACAACGGGCTGCCGCTGGCGCCGACGGACTGGATCGCGGGCGGGAAGCTCGAGCGGCTGACCAGCACCCGCCACTCGGCGGGGCTGACGGGCCTGCCCGTCGCCCCCGCGATGGACAACCTCGTCCTGGACGGCGGCGGCGAGCGGTCCCTGGACGACATGGTCGCCGCTACGACCGGCCGCGCCCTGCTGCTGACGTGCCTCTGGTACATCCGGGAGGTGGATCCGGCGACCCTGCTGCTGACCGGTCTGACCCGGGACGGGGTCTATCTGGTGGAGGACGGCGAGGTCCTCGGCGAGGTGAACAACTTCCGGTTCAACGAGTCGCCGGTCGGGCTGCTGTCCCGGGCGTCGGAGGCGGGCCGTACGGAGAAGACGCTGCCGCGCGAATGGGGCGACTACTTCACCCGTGCCGCGATGCCCGCGCTGCGCATCCCGGACTTCCACATGAGCTCGGTCAGCCGGGGCGTATGA
- a CDS encoding TldD/PmbA family protein has product MAHEVDQSFLALPLRALADAALARARALGAVHADFRFERVRGASWRLRDARPSGTSDTTDTGYAVRVVHGGAWGFASGVDMTMDAAAKVASQAVAMAKLSAKVIAAAGSDERVELADEPVHGERTWVSAYELDPFEVPDADKAGLLAEWSTRLLAADGVAHVDASLMTVHENKFYADTAGTVTTQQRVRVHPQVTAVAVDGGTGEFDSMRTIAPPVGRGWEYLTGTGWDWDAELERIPDLLAEKMRAPSVEAGTYDLVVDPSNLWLTIHESIGHATELDRALGYEAAYAGTSFATFDQLGKLTYGSPVMNVTGDRTAEHGLATVGYDDEGVAAQSWDLVKDGTLVGYQTDRRIAKLTGLGRSNGCAYADSPGHVPVQRMANVSLRPDPGGLSTEDLIGGVERGIYVVGDRSWSIDMQRYNFQFTGQRFFRIENGRLAGQLRDVAYQATTTDFWGSMEKVGGPQTYVLGGAFNCGKAQPGQVAAVSHGCPSALFRGVNILNTTQEAGR; this is encoded by the coding sequence GTGGCCCACGAGGTAGATCAGTCGTTCCTGGCCCTGCCGTTGCGTGCCCTCGCCGACGCGGCGCTCGCCCGCGCCCGGGCGCTGGGCGCCGTGCACGCGGACTTCCGGTTCGAGCGGGTGCGCGGCGCCTCCTGGCGGCTGCGGGACGCCCGGCCCTCCGGGACGTCGGACACCACGGACACCGGGTACGCGGTCCGGGTCGTGCACGGCGGGGCGTGGGGTTTCGCGTCCGGGGTGGACATGACGATGGACGCCGCGGCGAAGGTGGCCTCGCAGGCCGTCGCCATGGCCAAGCTGTCCGCCAAGGTGATCGCGGCGGCCGGCTCCGACGAGCGTGTGGAACTGGCGGACGAGCCGGTGCACGGCGAGCGGACCTGGGTGTCGGCGTACGAACTCGACCCCTTCGAGGTGCCGGACGCCGACAAGGCCGGGCTGCTCGCCGAGTGGAGTACGCGGCTGCTGGCGGCCGACGGGGTCGCCCACGTGGACGCCTCCCTGATGACGGTCCACGAGAACAAGTTCTACGCGGACACCGCCGGCACCGTCACCACCCAGCAGCGGGTGCGGGTGCATCCGCAGGTGACCGCGGTGGCCGTGGACGGCGGGACCGGCGAGTTCGACTCGATGCGGACGATCGCGCCGCCGGTGGGCCGGGGCTGGGAGTACCTCACGGGCACCGGCTGGGACTGGGACGCCGAGCTGGAGCGCATCCCGGACCTGCTGGCCGAGAAGATGCGCGCGCCGAGCGTCGAGGCGGGGACGTACGACCTGGTGGTCGACCCGTCCAACCTGTGGCTGACCATCCACGAGTCGATCGGCCACGCCACCGAGCTGGACCGGGCGCTGGGCTACGAGGCGGCCTACGCGGGCACGTCGTTCGCGACGTTCGACCAGCTGGGGAAGCTGACGTACGGCTCCCCCGTGATGAACGTGACCGGTGACCGCACCGCCGAGCACGGGCTCGCGACCGTCGGTTACGACGACGAGGGCGTAGCGGCCCAGTCCTGGGACCTGGTCAAGGACGGGACGCTGGTCGGCTACCAGACGGACCGGCGGATCGCGAAGCTGACCGGGCTGGGCCGGTCCAACGGGTGCGCGTACGCGGACTCGCCGGGCCACGTCCCCGTGCAGCGCATGGCGAACGTGTCGCTGCGGCCGGATCCGGGCGGGCTCTCCACGGAGGACCTGATCGGCGGGGTGGAGCGCGGGATCTACGTGGTCGGCGACCGGTCGTGGTCGATCGACATGCAGAGGTACAACTTCCAGTTCACAGGGCAACGTTTCTTCAGGATCGAGAACGGCCGACTGGCGGGCCAGCTGCGGGACGTGGCGTACCAGGCGACGACCACGGACTTCTGGGGCTCGATGGAGAAGGTCGGCGGCCCGCAGACCTACGTCCTGGGCGGCGCCTTCAACTGCGGCAAGGCCCAGCCGGGCCAGGTCGCGGCCGTCTCGCACGGCTGCCCGTCCGCCCTCTTCCGGGGCGTGAACATCCTCAACACGACGCAGGAGGCCGGGCGATGA
- the fabG gene encoding 3-oxoacyl-[acyl-carrier-protein] reductase: MSRSVLVTGGNRGIGLAIARAFADSGDKVAITYRSGEPPQALTEAGVLAVRCDITDTEQVEQAYKEIEEKHGPVEVLVANAGITRDQLLMRMSEDDFTSVLDTNLTGTFRVVKRANRAMLRAKKGRVVLISSVVGLLGSAGQANYAASKAGLVGFARSLARELGSRNITFNVVAPGFVDTDMTQALTDEQRKEIVSQVPLGRYAQPAEIAAAVRFLASDDASYITGAVIPVDGGLGMGH; this comes from the coding sequence TTGAGCCGCTCGGTTCTCGTCACCGGAGGAAACCGGGGCATCGGCCTCGCCATCGCCCGCGCCTTCGCCGACAGCGGCGACAAGGTCGCCATCACCTACCGCTCGGGGGAGCCGCCGCAGGCGCTCACCGAGGCGGGTGTCCTCGCGGTCCGGTGCGACATCACCGACACCGAGCAGGTGGAGCAGGCCTACAAGGAGATCGAGGAGAAGCACGGTCCCGTGGAGGTGCTGGTCGCCAACGCCGGTATCACCAGGGACCAGTTGCTCATGCGGATGTCCGAGGACGACTTCACGTCCGTGCTCGACACCAACCTCACCGGCACCTTCCGCGTCGTCAAGCGGGCCAACCGCGCGATGCTGCGTGCCAAGAAGGGCCGTGTCGTCCTGATCTCCTCCGTCGTCGGCCTGCTGGGATCGGCGGGACAGGCCAACTACGCGGCGTCCAAGGCGGGCCTGGTCGGCTTCGCCCGGTCGCTGGCCCGTGAGCTGGGCTCGCGGAACATCACGTTCAACGTCGTCGCACCCGGGTTCGTCGACACCGACATGACCCAGGCGCTCACCGACGAGCAGCGCAAGGAGATCGTGTCCCAGGTGCCGCTCGGCCGTTACGCGCAGCCCGCCGAGATCGCGGCCGCGGTGCGTTTCCTCGCGTCCGACGACGCGTCGTACATCACTGGAGCCGTCATCCCCGTTGACGGCGGATTGGGCATGGGTCACTGA
- the fabI gene encoding enoyl-ACP reductase FabI: MSGILDGKRILITGVLMESSIAFHAAKVAQEQGAEVILTAFPRPTLTERIAKKLPKPVKVLELDVTDDEHLERLAGLVKDELGSLDGVVHSIGFAPQDALGGNFLNTPFESVATAMHVSAFSLKSLAMACKPLMSEGGSIVGLTFDAQFAWPQYDWMGPAKAALEATSRYLARDLGKDSIRCNLISAGPLGSMAAKSIPGFGELADVWNHRSPLEWDMADPEPAGRGVVALLSDFFPKTTGEIIHVDGGVHMMGA; encoded by the coding sequence ATGAGCGGAATTCTCGACGGCAAGCGCATCCTGATCACGGGCGTGCTGATGGAGTCGTCCATCGCGTTCCACGCCGCGAAGGTGGCTCAGGAGCAGGGCGCCGAGGTCATCCTGACGGCCTTTCCCCGGCCGACGCTGACCGAGCGCATCGCCAAGAAGCTTCCCAAGCCCGTCAAGGTCCTCGAGCTCGACGTCACCGACGACGAGCACCTGGAGCGGCTCGCCGGCCTGGTCAAGGACGAGCTCGGTTCGCTGGACGGCGTCGTGCACTCCATCGGCTTCGCGCCGCAGGACGCGCTCGGCGGCAACTTCCTGAACACGCCCTTCGAGTCGGTGGCGACCGCGATGCACGTCTCGGCGTTCTCGCTGAAGTCGCTCGCCATGGCCTGCAAGCCCCTGATGAGCGAGGGCGGCTCCATCGTCGGCCTCACCTTCGACGCGCAGTTCGCCTGGCCCCAGTACGACTGGATGGGCCCGGCCAAGGCCGCGCTGGAGGCGACCTCCCGCTACCTCGCCCGTGACCTGGGCAAGGACAGCATCCGCTGCAACCTGATCTCGGCCGGGCCGCTCGGCTCCATGGCCGCCAAGTCCATCCCGGGCTTCGGCGAGCTCGCGGACGTCTGGAACCACCGCTCCCCGCTGGAGTGGGACATGGCCGACCCGGAGCCGGCCGGTCGCGGGGTCGTCGCGCTCCTCTCGGACTTCTTCCCGAAGACGACGGGCGAGATCATCCACGTCGACGGCGGCGTGCACATGATGGGCGCCTGA
- a CDS encoding FadR/GntR family transcriptional regulator — MALTSTRRSALADQVIAQLRNQITAGEWPVGSRIPTEPELVEQLGVARNTVREAVRALAHNGLLDIRQGSGTYVVATSELAGVMQRRFADADPRHIAELRSTLESSAARLAALRRTDRDLRQLDTLMARREAVWASGDAEAFVAADATLHLAVVAASHNDVLAELYADLNDLLRDYLRDDVGPELRPEAHMDHARLVEAIRAGDAETAAAEAAAHALNCLRERV; from the coding sequence ATGGCTCTGACGTCCACACGGCGTTCGGCTCTCGCCGACCAGGTGATCGCGCAGCTGAGGAACCAGATCACGGCGGGTGAGTGGCCCGTGGGCTCGCGGATCCCGACCGAGCCCGAGCTGGTCGAGCAGCTCGGGGTGGCCCGGAACACGGTGCGCGAGGCGGTGCGCGCCCTGGCGCACAACGGGCTGCTGGACATCCGCCAGGGTTCCGGGACCTACGTCGTGGCGACCAGCGAGCTGGCCGGGGTGATGCAGCGCCGGTTCGCGGACGCCGACCCACGGCACATCGCCGAGCTGCGCTCCACACTGGAGTCCTCGGCCGCACGGCTGGCCGCCCTGCGGCGCACGGACCGGGACCTGCGGCAGCTGGACACGCTGATGGCGCGGCGCGAAGCGGTGTGGGCGTCCGGGGACGCGGAGGCGTTCGTCGCGGCCGACGCCACCCTGCACCTCGCGGTCGTCGCCGCCTCGCACAATGACGTGCTGGCCGAGCTCTACGCCGATCTGAACGACCTGCTGCGCGACTACCTGCGCGACGACGTGGGCCCGGAGCTGCGGCCGGAGGCCCATATGGACCACGCGCGGCTCGTCGAGGCCATCAGGGCGGGTGACGCGGAGACGGCGGCCGCCGAGGCCGCCGCGCACGCGCTGAACTGTCTCCGGGAGCGGGTCTAG
- a CDS encoding SGM_5486 family transporter-associated protein, with amino-acid sequence MPVLDPNPQNGQKKLLLVFGTMLLISVVIGVIATIASP; translated from the coding sequence ATGCCAGTGCTCGATCCGAATCCCCAGAACGGCCAGAAGAAGCTCCTCCTCGTGTTCGGGACGATGCTTCTCATCTCCGTGGTCATCGGTGTGATCGCCACGATCGCCTCCCCCTGA